The Bartonella krasnovii sequence TTAACTCCATCTGCTGTGTATACAATCCAAGTTTTTGTCAAGCAGGCTTCTCTCGACTCCTCCTCATGAGATTCACTTGAACGAAAAACTCAACAAACAAACCTACAAATATTCACTCGCATACTAAAAGATACTTAACACACAAATAAAAAAACACTGAAACGTTTCAAAAAACTTACATGCCTTATATTCCCGCCATAAATAACCGTATTTTATGGCATCATGGGATAAAAGAATTTGACGCAATACAAAACCTATAAAATCAATTAATATTGACTTTAAAGCTTTTCTTTTTTTATGCACTCACAGTGCTCAAACGCCTCAAAAACCTTTATAAATAAAGAAAAATTTTAAGCTTGCCGAATATGTTATATCCGCATATATTACAGGCTGTAACATATTGTTACTTAATTAAAATCACCTCCAAAAGAACAGAAAGAGGCTCTTATGGCTGATCTCATAAAAGCCGCGATGCTTTATTCAACCTTGATTATTACCCTCAATGCTTTTGTTGTATTTTTAGCATTCGTCATAGAAATATACGAAGCATAAGTCTTTTAGCTTTTCGTAATCTGTGCAAATAAGCATCTTAATTTTTCACAAGATCAAAGTAAAATTTCAGCTCTCTCGATAAATCACCTCCCAATTTCAAACATCGCTTGCAACTCTTTTGGTGTTAACTTCTATTTTTTATCTGCATTTTTAACTATTAGTTTTTGTCTTTTCACGCTCCCTTAAATCCCAACGTCATCCCTCCCCTTAAAGGACAGAGTTTTCAACCAGATTCAATCTGTAAACAATTTATCTTCTTATCAAGTAGCTTATCATTAACTTCCTCCTTCAAGGCATATCACGCCCCCAAAGGATAATATTGAAGCTTATGCAGCACCACCATCTTGACGTTTATGAAAAAGAAAGATGCACCATCATACACCAAAGCCCCTCATGGTCTATCCCTTGGCTCTTGAGATAAATTTATAAAAGGCATTTACCTGCCTTTTCAATCGTTTTTTATTCACGAGGGAACACTTTCATTTTTGACGTGCAAAAACATGGGGTTGCATAGCTTAACCTAGAACATATTTGAAATGAGAGAGTTCTACGAGTATCGGGAGCTTATTCAAGATAAAAACAGTGAACACTCTTTACACATCAAAGCATTGTCCGAAGAATACGACCCCTTAAGAACAAAAAACGCATGCGTAAATTTTACATGGGCTCCACCACTACTCAAAATGATAATACGACGGCACAATTATAATAAAAACAGCAAGAAAAGGGGAGTAAACTTGGAGAGCGGTTAACACATCACAGATCCAGCAAAACCCTCCTAGTATAAATGGCTCACGCCCTCACCTGAAATAATAATATTCTCAAATAAAAAGCATTTTTTTTTAAAATAGTGTGAGAAAAACATTTGACTATAAAACAATAATAAATCCATTCAAAATACTTTTTTCCTTCTCTTAAAAACGGAAAAAAAGTAAATTCCAAACAGATATTTTTCTTTCGATTTTTTCAAAATTAGCTGTAAAGTCTAATGCCTTTCTTTGTATGATAAAATATTTATTTGTATTAAACTCTGCCACATAAATTGAATCTCATATTTCATCATGCATGCAACCAAGATGTTAAAAAAATCAGCGCATAGTTTGAAAAATGATCGCAACACGCGGCGGCTCATTCCGGTGCAACAATACCACAATTGAAAGCACTTTTTAGCGGAACAGATGCAATATGTCATCTATTCCACAAAGAGTGCAAACCATAAAAGATTAGCTCTTAAAGTCAAAAGCGCCCCAAAAGTTAGGAACAAAAATCCAAAAAACAGAATAAACTCAATAACAGTCCAATCTCTTATTGAGTTTTATTTTTTAATGAAAGCCAAAAAGAAATTCCATATATGCTTGTTTAACATTTCGACAGTTTTTAGATTTATCTCTGGAAGATTCTTCCATATTTTCACATTTCAGTCCCCATTCTTGCATCAATTTTTCATCTTTCTTAAAATCTTCTACGCTATAAGTCTTTTCGCAACCAGCAACAGCAAATCCAATGCAAAACAGCAATGCTATAATAATGACTTTATTCATCAATAATTTCCCCTTCCTTGAGATTGATAAATTTGGACACAATTGAGCACTCTCTTAAAATTGCACATTTGGCTCATTGTCCATTTTCAAAAATTTTAAATCCAACCCCTGTACGCAATTTTTTTACAATCCTTAAAATCAATAGAATTGCAAAGAAAGCATCCTCCTATCGATATTGTTTATAATTTAATTGCTGTTTTACTATTTTCTCGTTTTATGCCCCTTTTTGTTATTTCCGAGCAATTCCTTTAAAATTTTTTCAGAATTCTCTTGAACAAGGTCCGCATTGGCTTGTACAAGATTTATACAATTTTGGGATTTCGTAATAGAAGATAGCTCTATCTTATTACATTTCTCTTTCCACTCTTTGCGTAATTTAGCATCTTTCTTAAAATCTTCTACGCTATATTCTTTTTCGCAACCAGCAACAACAAATCCAATGCAAAACAGCAATGCTGTAATAATGACTTTATTCATCGGTAAATTCCCCTTCTTTTAGATGATAAAATTTGGACACAATTGAGCGCTCTCTTTAAATTACACATTTGGCTCA is a genomic window containing:
- a CDS encoding EexN family lipoprotein, which encodes MNKVIIIALLFCIGFAVAGCEKTYSVEDFKKDEKLMQEWGLKCENMEESSRDKSKNCRNVKQAYMEFLFGFH
- a CDS encoding EexN family lipoprotein — encoded protein: MNKVIITALLFCIGFVVAGCEKEYSVEDFKKDAKLRKEWKEKCNKIELSSITKSQNCINLVQANADLVQENSEKILKELLGNNKKGHKTRK